The segment AAAAATACTTCCTCCTTTGTCAGAAATGTTTACCTTCTATTATTAGATTGATTTGAAAGGACaatcaaaaaacaaataactccaCACTATGTTAATAAGGGAACATGTTAAAAGTTCGTATTTGTGCCATTGTTGGCCGCGGTACCCTGGAGACAAAAGGAGATTTTCAAAAAACACCAATACATCACTGCCTCAATCTCATCAAATCAAAATGCTTCTAAGAAAACTATTCAATACAAAGATATAAGATTCAACCATTTACAAAATTTTAACTTGCATACGCTTTGAAAGGAgaccttttctccccaaaacatAAGCAAAAGTGGGAAGGGAGATTATAAACTAAGAATCCATATCTACAAAGTTGTATCTTTACATCTTGTACCAGACCAAGTACATTACAGACACAAGTATATATTGAAACAACTGAATGTCCATTATGTGCTGAgtattaaatcattttttaaaaactagaaagggccagccctgtggcttagtggttaagtgcgcgcgctccactgctggtggcccggattcggatcccaggcgcgcaccgacgcactgtttctccggccatgctgaggccgcgtcccacatacaggaactagaaagatgtgcaactatgatgtataactatctactggggctttaggggaaaaaaataaataaataaaatttcaaaaaaaaactagaaaaaaactagaaaaaaaactcaataataaatagaatagaataaatatGCCTTTATTTTATCAATCTAATGGTAGGAAACGTTTGGGAAAACAAATCATTCTCCTTTAACTCTACTATCAGTGTTTCCTTGCTGTTCTATTCACACAGGtctttatatataagtatataaatacacatttttaCATCACATTCAACCAATACTAAAGACAATTTATATAACAAAGGAAGCTTTGTACAACCCAAGATAGGAGCAAAGATTGCGACCTCTATTTTAAAACCAATGAACCAGGAAAATACTTCTATCCTTGAAACCATGCAAGATTCCCTTTCCAGACACACCCCCAAAAATGCTAGAAAATGATGCTAAACATTCCAACAAATTCATTTACTCATGGTGATTACGCTCTTAGAAGAACAATATCTGGGAAATCAGGTTGGTCCTGTTAGTATCAGCATATACTCCCATCACACCCACGTGCTCTGCCCCTCCATTCTCCATTGTAGGGTGGAGCATCACAAGAGACACCACAGTCTCACAGCCTGCCCATCCTCATCCCTGTCTCACAATCCCATGAGTCTTATTAAAAAGTATGGAATTGTGGCACCAGGGTCAGCACATGCATATTTCACAGCCTTCTCTATACCTAAAGAGCACACAAAAATAGAGCTCCCCCATTCTCAGAATCTGCTGCTGACACCTAAAAAACTCTGGCTTCTCAGCCTCGCTGTTTCTCCAAAACAGCATCTCACACATGCAACTCAAGTCCAAAACAAGAGGCAGAGAGCACAGGGTGCAAGTACTGATTTTCAGTTGAACTATGCCAGTGAAATGAGAAGACATCACCTCACTTTCTAAATCCAATTCCCAACCAGACCTAAATTGATTTGTGAACCTCTGGGTTCCCTTGCAGTTTTTTCCTAGTGCCTGTGCCTTACGGTCATTTCACAATTAGCATTCTACAGACTCATGCAACAAGACAGCATGCAATTCTTCCATGAAGGTCTTAGTGTTTTTACAACTCTGGAAAGGTCTGGTTGGGAAAGGAATGAAAACAACGAAAATAaggttctgggggccggccccgtggcttagcggttaagtgtgcgcgctccgctactggcagcctggggttcggatcccaggcgcgcacccaccactatcccgccatgctgaggccgcgtcccacacacagcaactagaaggatgtgcaactatgacatacaactatctactgaggctttgggggaaaaaagcaggaggagtggcaatagatgttagctcagggctggtcttcctcagcaaaaagaggaggattagcatggatgttagctcagggctgatcttcctcaccaaaaaaaaaaaagttgtaaaaaagaaaagaaggttcTGGTTTTCAGTCTCACACATGAGTTCTCTTCCACATAACATGGATATCTAGAAATTGGCTAAATTCGAAATATTGCACAAAAATATGCAACTACTATTATCTCTCTtcactaaaaaaatttttacctAAAAACGTTTCACATGAGGAAATAAGTGATACTCACTGACTTATTGTCCTCTTTCCAAATCTTATATTTAAGCACTAAACCTAGGCAATTAGCTAAATTTTCACCAACAGTATAACAAAAAGATTACTAATATTTTAACCAAAATCACCACAGACAGTCCcttattttctctactttgaGTAAAATATCACATGATTCCACAGCAGGAACTGCATAGCTATTAACACTTATTTAAGAACACTTGAATCTGGATATGAACAAAAAAGAAACGTTGGTCCCACCACATTAAGCAAACAGAAATATTTCACATATACTGACTTAAACTTTAGATGAATGTTTAGTTTaacaaaaaaggcaaaaactTGTTATAAAAACAACTTTTAATTTCTGCTAGAGCTTTCACAACCCAAGTGAACgctgcattattattattattaccattattttaaatgcaaagtttacctaaaaataattattatttatgaaaaacaaattttaagtacCAAAATTAAAGACtatataaaatatgtgaaatttttaaGTCACAGTTTAgtccaaaaaatattttcatataaattaccATGGAACTATTATAACTAGGTTTCAAATGTGAGGCTTTTGAAtctacataaaatattattttctttgttaggACTTTAATGGAAAGCATTTAAATAAAAACCCTTAGTTTACTATTCCCAAAAATAAATCTGATATTTTTAGgtatagaaaaattagaaactgTGCAATTAATAGAATGAAAAGTTAAATATCATTGCCAGTAACCAACTGCTGTCTGCTGAATTTCAAGGGAACCTAttgtatattaaatttttaaaaagtgaactcATCTACCCTCTCATCTCAGCACTTTCTCAACTTTCCCATTACAATCAACAATATAACTCGGCAGTCAAGTCTTCCAGACCAATAAcatcagaatttatttttaactccTGACTCCTTCCCAAATATTCCCTTTCAATCCAAACCCAAGTCCTGCCAGTTCTTCATTCACACTGTCtctcaaatatgttcttttcatcccattttcacattttactttatatttgcTCATGATTCACAACATACCCTACTACCTCCCTAAAAGGGCTCTAATGTCTCCATTCTAATCCATCAACTCAGCTACCCAAATCACCTTCAAATATCTTGCTCAGCAACCTACAGTAAATTCCCATCTCTCTTCAATCTCAACCAAACTCACAGGCCCCCTCTGCCCTTCATCAGCACAAACATGAACGCATTTCTCAAATTTCATCTCTTCTTACTTTCCTATTCAGGTCCCTTTAATTCAGATTTACCAGCTTGCTTGGTAAACACAAAAATCATTTATCTGTCATACAAAAATCGCCATCTCCATGCCTCTGTTCATTCCTTCCATCAAGAATCCTTTATGCTTCTCTATCAATTCAAGTTACCGCCTCCTTTAACACCTGTCTTAAAACACACTTCCTCTCCAACCCATCTGCCTCATCCCTTTATTCTTTGTCCCTCTGAACAAAACATTCTATTTGTATTTATAATCTTTCAGTCATCAtgctattgttttcctattttgtccCATAACCTGCTTCTAAAACTAAATGATAAGCTTTTGAGGCCAAAGACAATCATTTCTTACTTGTCTCTCTTTTGAATAAGGGTCCCTTAGAACACTAGCACTCTAACAAACGCCTAACGATTCCCCTTTCTTCTAAAAAAGCCTTCAAGTCAAGGTTGTCAAAAACACATAATTAGCGTCGAACTCcaactttttaaatgttaagtTGACCTATATGTTAATAGAAAATCACACCTTTTAACCTACAGACTTTACAAAAGTTACTCCATCCTCAGTCAACATCCACACTACGGAGAATTAAGGAgtcattttcaaagaaaatcatggaaacaaaaaactcaaaattTTAACATTATAAGCTATTCTATTTGGCTCTCTGAAACAGATCTAACAAATTAATTACCTAAAATTGATTTCAAGTggtttttaaactatattaccAAGGAGAAAAACATACAAACACTCCAGTGCCACAAGAGGCTCTTAAGTAGCTATTATAAGATTTGCTTCATCATAGCTGAAAATTAcgcctgaattttaaaatattccttttaaatGACCCCATGAAGTGCTTAGAAAGCTTGACCCTTCCCTGAAAGACGCATGGTCAGCTTTTCTCTTCACATACCCTGCATTCTGTACTAGctagtcaccaaaaaaaaaattaactttcaaaAATAATCTCCCATTCAGCTATTACCTTAGATTACCCTGTTTCACGCAAGTTTCAAAAGCCAACATGAATTGAAATCCTGAGTTCAATTAAAAGTGATCATTTTATGTTGCCTAAGGTTATAATCAATTTCATATAACAGcatgtacatttttttaatctcagTTCTTCAGTTCTCTTCTTCTCCTAGGCAACAAAATAGTATTCTTTGCCCTCATCATGCCCCTTTCTCAAGGAAtaagaaaacaatatatttttgtCAAATTCTGGAAGTATATTTAAATAAGCTGTCATTAAATATCACAGAAACATATCCACAAATAGAGAGAGATACATTAGAATATCGGATACTTAGTATACCAAACACCTCAAGAACACAGACTTTTCAGCACAAATCTGGGACAAGAGTACAGTCTAGCAACAACCCTGAACACAGCCCAAATATCCCTATTATATTCAGGACCACAGTGCTCTGCAAAATCTATGACGGAAAGGTCTAAAATCCATATTCTTATAACTAAGTCTATAGTTTTATCTAAATACGACAGGAAACCAACGCCAGAGAATTTTAAACAGTCCTAAAAAGGGACCCCTTTAGTCTAgatcatttaacaaatactgaaTGCAATGACACCCCAAAATTGAACTTAAATGATGAGTCAGTGACAATTAACATTCAACTTGGAATGTGGCAACATGACAATAAAAACCTCAATCAAAACTCAGACTCAGTTCCAAGTTACCTTTTGATTAAACATAAATTATATACTAGTAGATCGGTAATGTCAAAGCAGAAAAGTTAAGAGAGAACATATTAAACCACTTATCCAATTTAATACAATGCATGTAGACATACTCCTGTTACTGGTATCTATCAGCTCCCACCCGCCCCTTCTAAGGGAGGAATCGATGCTCGCCCCCAGACGCCACTGCTGGTCACTGAGCAAGTTTATCTCTGGATAAAGAACAAACACTGCGTATAGTCACACAAGCAAGAGAGAAATGTTAGAAGCCTGTGACATTAAGGCTCTCTATTAAGTGTACAAAACTATGATAAGCCCAGAGATCTGAGCTAACTACAATATTCCTCATTCAAAGAGACACAGACTCTGCAAATGCACATAATGGTTTATGAATCAAGTCTTGTCCTTCTCTTTATTCCAAAGGATAAGCAAGTAAACACTCCCATCACTATTTTAACATGGAAATACTCAAGCACTTGATAAAGCTGACTACCACCAGCAAGAAAATTCTAAGAAGTGTTTCAAATCGAATCAtccaaataaaaatcatattctcTGCACTCAAGGTTAATGAGACCGGGGGAGGTAtgggaggagaaaagagggagctGCCTCATCCTTGACTGAAGACAGGTTTTTGCGCTTTTCCATTACCTCTGATGGTTATATCAGGAGATCTAGGATCTTAAGATCCTGGTATTTCAAGGTTTCTTATTTTAAAGGTGAGGTGAAGAAGgggtataaaataaaatcaatactcACTGCTAACTTTCATGCTGCCAAAAGCTGAAGGCTGCTGCACTGGCTTGCAGCTCTCCGCAAAGGAGGTGGTTCTGGGCCGCCCTGACATGATCACTCTCTTCCCGAAtcaccttttccttccttcctcctttgctTCCTTTTGTTTTATGTTGGGGTATTAGGTTAATGATAAATGCAGCATTAAGTTCtcccacaagaaaaagaaaaagacttcgTCCACTTGGCTTTTCACTCCTCTTgtacagctataaaaaaaaacGAGCGATGTATTTCTCCTTCAAGACAGATCAGTATGGATATTGAACATATAGATGATTTGGGGCtgggaaaaaaatacaattcTTTCCCCTCCCTTTCCTTGTAGGGGAgaaaggggggaggaggaatcctaaaaaaaaaaaaaaaaaaatcacgtgcAACGGGGACAAATACTTGATTGAAAATAAGTACTTTGAATATTATATATTCCTCGGGATTTTTTTTCCGAGTCAATGAAGAAGGGAAGCGGCGGAAGGATCACGAGTCTCACGCTTGAAAAGAAGGGgggatgggaaggagggagggagagggagggggtggctCGGAGATGCGACGGGAAGCGCTGCGGCTCCGGCAGCGGCGGGATCCGGCTGACTGGAGGGCGGCGGAGTCGCGAGGCAGTCAGAGGCGGGCGGTGGCGGCGGCTCCTCTCCTCATTGCGCCAGGAGCAGCTGCAGGCGGCGGCTGGATCCAGCGGCCatggcggcggcggtggcggagGCAGCTcccttcagatcccaggcagcGGCTCCTCGACTGCTCCCCATACGCCGGGGACATGGGAACCCGGCAACCGCTTCCGTCCCTCGGGGCCCCCTCCCCCGTCCACGGCACCAGCGCGGCCGCCCTCCCGCCCCTCGCTTCTGCTCGGTGCCCGCTCAGGAAGCGTCCGCGCTTTGCCCCCAGCCCGGAGCCCTGTCAGCGGCTGCGGGGCCGGCTCCTCctcgcttccttccttcctttgtcacTCggcccgggcggcggcggcggcagcagcagcggcagcacAAGCCCGCATTCGCCCGGGTCGGGGGCTGCTCTGTGTGAGGAGCGCCGTCTGCGCAGCCGCCTAGCTCttccccactccccctcccccctcctacTCGTCCGccgcctccttcctcccccacccaGCCTTACACCGCCCAGCGCCCCGCCGCCCGCGTAACAGGCGTCTAGGAATTGCCGGCCGAGCCCCGCGACCGCCCGCTTCGGCTGGGAAGCCGAAGACCGAGCGGAGCCAATCACGGACGTCGTTTCTTTGCGGCTCCTCCCGGAAAAAGCCGATGGACCTGAGGAACCAATTACAAAGTGTCGCTGGAAATCCACGCCCAAAAAGCGGAAAGTGCCGAAGATAGCCGAACGAGAAGGTGGGTTCGCCTTGTTCTGTGGCTGGGTAGAAGAGAAATTCGACAATGGCAACAGTGGCCAATCAGAGTCGCCGGCCCTCAGGAAAAAGCTTGAAGAGTTAAAGGACGGTGAAACCCTGCGTTGCTGGTGAAACGGCACCGCTGGGCGCCGCGGCCGCTTTGTAATTGGCTGAAAACTCCGCTGGGAGTGTTCCTCCCTCGCTGATTGGTGAAGAGAAGGGGGCTTCCGAGGACAGCCTGGCCAGTCAGAACGTCTCCTCCCTCGTCGaggtggggagaagaaaaaagcgAAAGGAGGGCGTCTATAAAGCGCCTTCTGATTGGCCTGAACCTTCGGAGCTGGCGTGGGGGCaaaagggaaagggagggaggccGAAGCTCGTGGCGTAGCCAATCGGCGCTCACCGCCGTCCAATCGCAAGACCTAGCTGCCATGTGATTGGCCTCTGGCTTCCGGCGGCGGGCCCAGAAGCGGGGCGCAGCTCGGCCGGGGTGGTGGCTGAGGGGCTGGTCTGCGGCTGCTCCCAGCCGGCGTGGAAACCGCGGATGAGGAGCGCGGGCCCTCCACACAGCCGGTCCGAAACCGCTGCGGTCGGCGGGGCTGGCTCGGAGCGCTCGAGCGAGCAGAGGGTTAGGGGCTCTCCCCACCCACGGGAGGTCTCGGCGGGCGCGGCTAGGTCTGCGCGCCCGGGCTCCTCTCCGCCTAGGATACCGCGTCTTCCCCGGGTGCGAGTTCTCAGGCACTCAAGTGGGGACAAAGCTTCCAGAAAGGCAGCGCCTCTGGGCGGCCGCGCCCCGCGGCGGGGCGGTTGAGACAGGGAGGCCAGCTGCGCCTTGTGCGCGCGGCCAGGCCGGCCTTCTGGAAACGCCCCTGAGAAATGAGCTCATGCTGGACGCGCGCGCTCCTTGGGCGTGACTGCCCAGCGCAAAACGGGCTCGAAAGCAGGTGAGGGGAAATGCCGTCAGGCCGGATATCCTGAAGCTTCCGAGGAAACGGAATCAGAACAGCCCTTAGTAACCCTTGGTCCTTTGGACCTAGGGTGATCTATGAAAGTACCATTTAAGTAGCTGTCACACGTAGGCCAGTGTTCATTCTACAGAGAACCAGTGCCTTTGGTTTGCTTGGGGACAGTGAGGTATGGCTACGTCTGGAAGCAGAGAAGGTAGAATGGACAGTTGCCATCCTGATTGTAAGCCCGTGGTGCCTGTAATTTCCATCTGCAGAGTCATCCCTTTCTATTAAGACAACGATTTCCAGCAAGTACATGTAAAAATATCCATAGTTGATCAGATTACCTAGCTATTGCTTTGAAAAACTGATGAGGGATTTGGGATAGAACTAAGTAAGCTTTGATGGAAGACAGGAAAGGTGTAGATAGGGTTTTTAAAGTCAAATGCCTACAGGGGCCAGAAAAGTAAAGCAAATAAGTAAACCGGGCCTGGTATAAGACAATGGGGAAGGATAAGGAATGTGGCAAATTGGAGTGTCCGTGCTCTAACTGAAGGCAGCAGCTGTTCAGCTCTGGCAGATTGCTGCCCTCAGGAATGTGGGTCCAGTGTTCTCAGATAGTCTCTGGTTTTTTCCCCCTCAGAGAAATTCTAAACctgtatttttatgtgaaatctcttgatttttaaGTGTTGGCAACCAATATTTCAAAACCTTGCAGGCCAAACTGAAAACATCCAGGGTAAATGTGGCCAACATGCAATTAATTTGTCATCTCAAGCCTGAGCATGGGTTTTATAGCCCAAGAGCAGTAGAGGCTCTTGTTCTTTGCAATTAAGAGGGAAcacgagggctggccccatggcttggcggttaagtgtgcccgctccgctactggcggcccgggttcggaaccccgggcgcgcaccaacgcaccgcttgtccggccatgctgaggccgcgtcccacatgcagcaactagaaggatgtgcaactatgacatacaactatctactggggctttggggaaaaaaaaaaaaaggaggaggattggcaatagatgttagctcagagccggtcttcctcagcaaaaagaggaggattagcatggatgttagcttagggctcatcttcctcacaaaaaaaaaagagggaacatGAGGTTTCTGGCTGTCATGGAGGAGGGTAAAGAATGTTAAAAGCAAACTCAGTGCATGGCAACTTTGTCAGATGAAATGTTGCCTCTCCATGTGAACTATTGTTAAAGACCTTTGCCACTAGTTCCTAAAATGCTGTGAGGCAAAGCTTTAAATCCtgccttcctctttcctccccaTCCCTACTCCCAATTATACCAGCAGGAAAGTGAATAACAAATGTTTTGGTTAGGGGCTTGCCCCTGgctcagtggctaagtgtgtgcactccgctactggcggcccccaTTGGGACCCGGGCACGTCGCGccctgcttgtctggccatgctgaggccgcatcccacatacagcaactagaaggatgtgcaactatgacatacaactatctactggggctttggggagaaaaagggaaaaaaaaagaggaggattggcagtagatgttagtttagggctgatcttcctcacacacaaaaaaatgtttaggTTATACAAATTGGAAGCATGGCTATTCTTTTGTATATAATAAAGTACAAAAATAGTCTACCTTAAGGTTATGATTAGTAACTGTACCATTACCGCcttcaaatattttgaactgatgctgttaaagaaaaaaaaaaaaaaaaagtctgggggccagccccgtggcctagtggttaagttcagtgcgctgtGCTCTGGTGCCCAGGCTCAGTTACCCAGAGACCTACACTACGggttggcagccatgctgaggcagccacccatgtacaaaatagaggaagattggcacaggtgttagctcggggcgaatcttcctcaggaaaaataaaatctgaccAAGATGGGGaaatttgatagaaaaaaaagtatttcagtCTCAAATTAGGACTTAAGGAGGGAGAAGTTTATGAGAAAGTACGGAACTACTGAAATTAACATTCAATGGTTGTTTGTGTGAACTTTCAAACTCTTACTTTACCTTCCCACCCGGTGTCAGCCACTCATcagtttataataattttaatagttaatatttactgagtgtttacAATGTGCCCAACACTGTTCTTAAGTGCTTTGCACATGCTATCTCAAATTCATAATAATACTATGACGTAAGTACTGTTACCACCTCCGATTttcggatgaggaaactgagggccagaaAGGTTCCCTGACTGACCTGAGGTCCACAGGGCTAAAGCAGCTGAGTCAGGATTCAGATCCCATGTT is part of the Diceros bicornis minor isolate mBicDic1 chromosome 15, mDicBic1.mat.cur, whole genome shotgun sequence genome and harbors:
- the LOC131414749 gene encoding uncharacterized protein LOC131414749 — encoded protein: MRREALRLRQRRDPADWRAAESRGSQRRAVAAAPLLIAPGAAAGGGWIQRPWRRRWRRQLPSDPRQRLLDCSPYAGDMGTRQPLPSLGAPSPVHGTSAAALPPLASARCPLRKRPRFAPSPEPCQRLRGRLLLASFLPLSLGPGGGGGSSSGSTSPHSPGSGAALCEERRLRSRLALPHSPSPLLLVRRLLPPPPSLTPPSAPPPA